TGATTAGTCTTAGCTAATAGGTCGTATAAGATACGCTATTCGTCGTACTTAGCGATAAAGATAGAAAATAACTCgttcttaccctactataagACCTAGAGCTTCTAGAAGGCCTTGCCTATAACTTCCTTCTTACTATACCGGTCGATAAGGAATTAGATTATCCTATCGATAGACTTAAAGGGGTTAACGTAGTTAcgcttagtacgcttagagggtactcgcggattatatagctagtacggGTACCCGTCGAGGTAGTTAAGGATATAGCGTAGTCCGTCCTcgatagtctagaactatatTACGGACAGCTTGATCTCTAGCTTATCGAGCTAACGGTTAAAGTTTATATTCTTATTATCAAACTTGCTTTCTAGGTCCTTAACTAACTTGttagtatatataacattAACGGAGGGTTCGATAGTAGTGGACTAGCTAACGGCGGTATTACTAGTTACCCTAGAAGTACTACTAGGTATACCCTAGCGTTCTCGTCGTAAGGAGTTACGGCGTAGGTAACGGCGTAATCGACTATTATCTCTACCCTTATCGTTATTAGAGTTGTCTCCGTCGTCATCGCTactacctctactacctcctcGTCCGGTGCCTCTACCTATACGGTCCTACTAAgcaggaggcgtaggtaatCGTAAAACACCGTTATAACGAGGGGAGTAGACGCGGACCTAACGACTAcggttattattattattaccgctagtaccgctagtatcgctagtaccgTTCGTGTCCTTAGCTACTAGCTAAGCCTTtagctctactacctccttatTTAGAGCCTAATTACGCTTAGATAGGGCTTTAATGTCCTTAGGTAACATACCTACCTACGACTCCTCGACCTATCCGAAGAGCGTATCGTTATCCTATCGGAGGCGCTAATTAGCTTCCTTAAGGTCTTATATCTAACTTTTATACTTCTAGTATTTATTAAAAAAGAATATAAAGAGGCCCTTAACATCCTTATCCTTTTCGAGTTAACTAAGACTCTTAGATACGATATTACGTTCCTTCTTTATATCGGCGTACTTACGCTATATAACCTTATTAGCCTTCTTTAGGGACTCGACCTAGTTGAAAAGTATAATAAAGTCTAACTATATCTAGCGAACGAGGTGAAACATAATCTCCGggtatactatagtacgagtcGTAAACTCGGCTAGGCtcttaatagtagtatactcTAAGGCGATTGCCTACTCCTTAGGTTAGCGTATGTCATTAGTTTTACTATCTTGTGTCGATATATCATCTCTTAACTCTATGATCCTATACACCTTAattcctccttcttctaagATCTATTCCTCGTCGAGAAATTatacgaagttaatagggTCGGAGGTTAAGGCAAACTACTattctttaggtagtagatCCTTCTCGATCTCTTATTATTTGGCGGCGAATACGTTCGAGTCGTCGTCGGAAGGGAAGGTACCTAGGGCGGTATCCGTACCTAGGTTATCGAGTGTCTACGTTTTAGTAGAAACGGTTAGGAAAAGCTTAGCGCGTACGAGCGACTAATACTTATACTTACTAAGATTTAGATAAAGAGGTTACTTAGGTAAGAGCACCCCGTTAGTAGTACTACCGGGTATAGCTATATTGTACTGTTACGTAGTAGATAAGActactctcttagtaggtatataagggcccTATAAGAGTAGGGAGGCGCGCGTTTTACGCGAAGGAGAGAGGTGATCTATTAACTTGACTAGTACGCTTGTTTACGCGACTATAGTTATTGTTAGTACGCCTATACGCGCGACTCGACGGTTAGTAACTATAGTGAACTTGACCTACCTTAACGCGTTTTACGCGAAGGAGAGAGGTGATCTATTAACTTAACTAATACGCTTATTTACGTAACTATAGTTATTATTAGTACGATTTGATTATAACTACTAGCCTAACTAGATAGACCGCTTATAGACCGAACaaactattacgggtagtaaTCTATAAGACGATAGTATAGGGTTGCCGTAAAATAAGCGTTATTTAGtaaggctacgaaagagaagcgcgaagcgcgcgagatatataaggaagcgctaaggcgcgcgacgttacggtagtagtaaaccgTAATAGCCTCCGAATAGTTACTAGACTCCTATACCTCCTTATACATAACTAATAATAAGTCTGTATTTAAATCGCttaggaaactagcgagaAGGAAAGTGATTAAAGTTAGTAGGgggtacctagatatattctataaaggaatagtaactataggaggCCTAATAGGGAAATAAATTACGCTAGAGAAAGTCTTGTTTGTTCCTAATCTTGGAGTTAATCTGGTTTTATAGAGGTAGTTTAGTAAGTAATTCGATATCGAACCTCTaaactttatacttaagtataagagCGGAAAGCCTATCGTACGAATAGTACTACGAGGGGGGGTACCGGTAGTATCTTCGATATCCGACTTCCTAAACTAGGTAGATAATAGACCCCCAAAGATACTATACGAGGAAGCTCTAGCCGCGGTAACTACCGaggattagtaggagctttagtatagaagattcgTATACCTAGGTAAAGGATTACTCCGGAACATCTATAGGGCAAGTAATAAGAAGGACCCGATTCCTATCCCGGAcgagtataactataaggtATACTCTATCGCAAATATACGGAAGTTTAAAGGCGCTATCGTAGAACGAAAGAACGAAAGACTTGCGTTTATATCTATCGATATCTACGGACCCTTCGAAAATACGACATCTAGGCTAGGttttaaatactagctagagATCGTAGATAACTCCTTAAGAGAGAAGTAGGTGATCCCGCTTAATAACAAATCCGACGTACCGTAAGTACTACGATAATAGCGGCTAACTATAGAGAAAGTATCGAAATGCTACGTAAGAGTAGTACGGAGTAACAATATACCTAAGCTACTAATAGTCCTAAACGAATAGGAGAAAGAATCGGGGGTTTAATACGATACGACGGATACTTATAACTCTATATAAAACGGAGTGGTAGAAAGGTCAATCTAGGTATCGGAGAACGCGATCCGTATAATACTCGAGGAATCGGGGATGCCGGTAGAATTCTAGCCTAAAGCGCTAGAGGTATAGGCGGTTATACGTAACCTACTACCGAACGGACCGTTACTTAACGGTATCTAACTTTCGCCGGAAGAAGTATTTACTAGCAAAGTACTAACGGTAGATCACCTAAGAGTATAGAGTTATAGGGTAGTAGTTTACGTAGAACCGAAATTATATCTAAAAGGGCTACGATAGAataagttaataaaccggGGTAAGGAAGCTATTTTTGTTAGATACGGTTAATTGACTAAGTAATAGTTGTTCTAGGAGCTAGATATACGAGctattaggtagtatagctaaTTAGATTAGTTTAAAAACGAGAAGGGGGAGATCTAGACTTAGGTATCTCCTTTATAAACTAACCTAGTAGGGTACCTAAACGAAGGCTAGTCGGTCGACTACTAGCGGTCTcgcgactactactagtttAGCGACTAGCGGATGCCCCGATAGTAATCTTACGATCCTCGGGTAGTATAATACCCTAACTCTAGAGTAGCcgagtcctctatagaagaaccgACCTAGCTAATCCCTACTCTCTACGTAGAGACCGAACCCGCTACGGCTAAGGACAAAGGACTAACTGTCTTAAGACCGCTCTATATCTAACTTTCCGGTAGACTAGATAATATCGcggactataagaagatCGAGGAAACCCCGGAGCTACCGGAACTAATCGTCGGGAGGAAAAGGACTAGGAATCCTAACGATAACTACGGCTAGgactaggactataaggctaagtactacaaagctataatagctttattctactaactactatagaTAAATAATAGACTTACCGATACCGACTAACGTATATTTACggctacggtagaggaactaTTCGACGAAGTCTAAGAATACGCCTTTACTATATTCGGACCCGGTATTGCCTACTAATAGGAAGTACCTATCCCGaagatatataaggctacGGTAGGGGATCCTAAATAGGGCCACTTATAGAAGGACGCTATCGATACCGAGCTACTCTCGTTATTAagtaataatacctaggaaacGGCTATCGCTCTAAGGGGGGCGAATATAGTTACCTCTAAGTAGGTCTTTAACGTAAAGAGACTTATTAGTAGAGCAATCGAAAAGTTTAAGGCAAGACTTAtcgtaagagggtttttatagaaattcGGCGTTAACTTCGAAGAGATAttcgtacctatagtacgctataacaccctaaggatctttatagtagtagtctacgAGCGGGATCTCGAGATGTACTAGGTCGACGTTAATAATACGTTTACCTAAAGCTACCTAGccgaagacatctatataaaaCTCCTACTAGGAGTCGAAACCCTACCGAATATAGTCCTTAAGGTACTCCGGAGTCTCTACGGCCTAAAGTaggtagctagagactagaataagCTCTATATCGCTACGTTAGTCAAAATAGGATTCTACTAGTCCGAGGTAGACCTATGTCTCCTaacttatactaagagagacattatactacttatctatatagacgacatacctattatagtactaagGTTAGCCGATATCTAATAGTTTAAGAAGCAGTTCGCGTAATACTTTAAGATTAAGGAACTCGGGGAACCGGAGAAACTACTAGGACTAAAGATTACTCGTAATAGGCGTAACGGTACCCTAAAACTCGACTAGGGCTATTATATCCGTAAGGcccttactaaaatagataTAGTAAAAGAAAAGGCAAGTCTAACACTCTTGCTAATAGATAGTTACGATAATCTCCGTCCTATAGCCCCGAACGACGAGagatatagtaaggataacTACTAGAGCAATAATaggacctagatatagctaataactaTAACGAGACCGGACCTAGCCTTCCTACTCGGGAGAACTAGCATATATGTCGCGGATCTAACAAAGCGGTATATAAAAGTACTAAAGAAGGTCTCGAGATACCTCAGGTCGTTCCCCGACCTAGGGTTAATATTTAGACGTAGTAGCGGTACCCTAACCGGATACTTAGACTCCGACTACGCGatagatcgagtagatagggtcttaattctaggatatgtctagctagtatacagtacgcctatatcctagataagtaagaagcaaaagtctatagtaacctctactatagaggtagaGTTTATAGCGATAAACGCCGCCGCGAAACAATCCTAGTTCCTAGCGGCTATCCTCCGAGAGATAAACTACCCGGGGCtagtaggagactactcTTTCTAACTAATAGTCCTAGCCGATAAGAGCACCGTCGACGAACTAAGACTAGTACGCCTTATAGGGTATAACTAGGCGGCTCTAACCTTAGTTAAGGACACCTATATCTACGAAAGAtctaagtatattaatattgcctataactatactaggtacctctagtagtagaggaAGATTAAAGTagagtactactatactaaggagatagtagtagatagttTGACTAAACCGCTAGTAGGTCCCTAGTTCTAGACCTTCGTacgatagctatagctagtatagtaggaacAATCGTTCCTTACCTTacgacctaagtaggagtattacgaatataggttagtagatatgtcgtacggtactaagactaacttagtatatactaagctagtcgagaCAATAGTACGGCAATACTACTAAGACaccgtacgaatagtaggagcgacttagaggacctaaagtcgcttagctagttagtacgagactATCGGAGGAACTGCCGCCGTAGGATAAGATATAGGTAAAACCGATAAGTCGTAGTAAAAcagaactaggactagagtaatatccctctatataggaataagagacgtagtctctataccgatagtagagaaacctttagtactaaatactattctactatataccttcgtatactatattagtccttcctccttccctattacgtgtcctaacttccgtatatatatatactatatctATTTAATATTCGTCGAGGAATTATATAAAGTTAATAGAGTCGGAGGTCAAGGTAAACTACTcttctttaggtagtagGTCCTTCTCGATCTCTTACTATTCGGCGGCGAATACGTTCGAGTCGTCGTCGGAAGGGAAGGTACCTAGGGCGGTATCGACGCCTAGGTTATCGAGTATCTACGTTTTAGTAGATATAGTTAGGAAAAGCTTAGCGCGTACGAGCGACTAATACTTATACTTACTAAGATCTAGATAAAGAGGTTGCTTAGGTAAGAGCACCCCGTTAGTAGTACTACCgggtatagctatattatactattacgtagtagataagactactctcttagtaggtatataagggcccTATAAGATTAGGGAGGCGCGCGTTTTACGTAAAGGAGAGAGATGATCTATTAACTTAACTAATACGCTTATTTATACGACTATAGTTGTTATTAATACGCCTATACGCGCGACTCGACGGttagtaactatagtaaacttaacctaccttaacgCGTACTTTACTAGTACGATTTAATTATAACTACTAGCCTAACTAGATAGGCCGCTTATAAGACTAAACaaactattacgggtagtgATCTATAAGACGATAGTATAGGGTTACCGTAAAATAAGCGTTGTTTAGtaaggctacgaaagagaagcgCAAAGCGCGCGAGATATATAGGGAAGCGCTAAGGCGCTAGTACGCGGGGAAGAGCCGCGGCGCGATgttacggtagtagtaaaccgTAACACTACTCCTAtagctattactcctagaatatacggtacgtacttctCGTCTATCtaaggtagtcgctaggaaggggggagtagatagtaaaggcgaggaatcggacgattagggtacttcttaataaccttaaggacctacggcgtattacgaactagatactagagaagggctagctagaatagtaccgcctagtaggagtagtataggaagagaggatacggcgtagcgcgataagaccggctaggagcgggggctaacggggtagtaatatacactacgtacgtttagagggaaagctaatctagataaggagaagtcgggggcggAAAGGGTTTTTATCTATTCGGGTTTCtctttatatataataatggaaatatacctatataggccgaatagggtcctagaatagaggaataacaaatctatctatctatctagccctatagaagtagtagGACCTACAGAAGTTTAAAGAACTAATAGAACAGCTATACCTAGCCTAGtaggaacaggacagaagggcttAAGGGAGAGGATTAGTAGCTAGCTAAGGGAAGAAGCAATAGTCTCTAGCTAAAAGGATAGTAGGACTCCTCTAGAAGACTAAATAGACAAGAATCCTATAGAGGCtaggaaccccaaaggcactctaacagtttggtagccacaactacctactatACTCGGACCTGACTAGGTCAGAAGCAAGTATAGTAATATAAATCCGCTCTGAATAtatcggagtcagggcatacctatattagagaaaagtcctaggtatcgaagacaagagttgcctatacggctacctgtcctagaatgtcgaacatagacttctaGTTTACAAAGAATAGAGTatagggagaggtgaatagAGGGTAAGGGCAAGGAATAGAAACTTCTAAGCCATAATtagcaataagggagacctctcGAGAATTATACGGTAGATTATCTACtaaggatttttggagcagttctctcttactagggaaacagagagatagattgaggagagaaagaaggaggaggagagtaggaagagggggacaactctagggttATAGACAAGGTAGTTAGAGGCTAACTACTATAACACTAGTACACCCTAATAGAAGGAAAACTAAGAACTTATAGCAAGGAAactattagagaaggagaggaggtttttacctaggaataggtttcctaccttatgtagtaacatatatagatataaacctgtataggccggagggcactacaacgggtaaatgaattatctatctatctatttatAAACGTTAAAAGAGAGGTTATTTTTAGATAAAGGTAGATCTAGTATATTCTAAAAGCGAAGCGTACGCGAGATTTCTCCTTACTTCGATTACTTATTACGTAGTTACTATATActaatatactataatagctATATCGTTTAGACGGCCTCGCTAAGACGAGTATAATAAATAGCTtttttatatatatagcgtatatatagcGTACGTACTAGGTAGGGCGCTTTTTATAATCTCGAGTTAAGTCGTTTTAAAATTCAAAGTTATACCGTCCCTTTTATAGGGTTAAATAGGATTACTAAACTTAAAGAGTAGCTTCGAGATAACGAATTTTATACTTATTACCCGGCCCGTACTTactatatatcctatagtaaTAGATAATATATAGCTTATTTTACTCGTACTATTATAACGAATCTAGTACTATACTTTATATTATTATCTAGCTAATAGTTATAGCGCGCTTATCTCGAACGTCTCTCGAGATATACTACTTACAATTTCTACCTCGAGCGCGCGATATATActctatatatatacccgATATCTATACTAATCGAGTCGCCGATCTTAAAAGAGCTAGATAGGCTATATATCTAAAGATTTAATAATATAGCGGTACTACGCTCGTAAGCCTTCGAGATTTCGAGGTTAGTTTTTAGATAAAGGTAGATCTAGTGTATTATAATAACAAAAGTAACGCGTAAAGACGCGATCTATACCTAGTAATTACGCGTCAGAAATGGACTTATATAATATCAAATAAGTACCGTTAGATTTATCGTAGCGAGAGGAGTAAAACGAGCTATATATTGTCTATATACGGTATATAGCGAGTGCGCGCCGAGAGGGTGTACTTTAGACAGCTTCAAAGCCCGGCGAAAAGCGTCCCGACCCTTAAGTCCAAAAGAATAAGAAGCCTGGCCTGCCAAGAGACAAACGCCCAGAATCGGTTCGAACCTAGCTTAGGGGGAGAGTTGAACATACATAAGCCGCTACAATATGCAGATCCATGGAGGGTCCTCACCTTTTTCTGCGAAACGCCTCAACCCTGACAACTACTTCCAAGCCATCGAACAAGCGGCGTTCTCTCCCTTCAACATGGTCACCGGCATCGGACCCAGTGCGGACATCATGCTTCAAGCACGTATGTTCAGCTACCCCGACGCTGCTCGATATCGCGTCCTACCTCCTAAATCAGACCGCTGCTATCGCTCGGTGTCGATGGTGTTGAAGTGAAGCCACCAAGATCCGAGCTTGCGAGCTTGCGTCGACACCTAAGGCACGAAAGGTCCAGCAAGCTTCGGTAGGAGCGTCTGATTTAGGAGGTAGATCGCGTCGGGCCCAACTACCAGCAACGGCCATGCAACGCCGCACGCCCCAAACTCTACTCCCCATACCAACGTGACGGACCTGGCACGATCAAGGGCAACTATGGCGGTGACCCGAACTACGTCCGCAGCGCTTTCCGCCCTATTAAGCAGATCCACTCGACGGATGTCAGCTTCAACGAGTGGCATGTCAAGGTTCAGGCGTTCAGCAGCCAGGTCACTGATGATGATTTTACGCAGCCGAAGGAGTTGTCGAAGTTGTTTAAGCGTGATGGTGTGGATGAGGAGCTTGTACATAATTTGGGCGTACACATTAGCGGCGCTGTCAAGCCGGTGCAGGACAAGGCTGTTGAGGTGTGGAGTAAGGTTGACAAAGAGCTTGGGGAGAGGTTAAGAGCCGCACTTGACGGGGAGCACAGGGATGCGGAACCTGGCCATCATGAATATAATGCGTTTCACGACTCCAGCCCTTCGGGGCCCTGGATAACCCTCCAAGCAGATATTGCACACTCACAAATCCAGCGGCGGTATCCCAAACCCTGCCTCCCTGCCCAGCAGTGACCCGTTCACATACCCGAGAATCTTGGAGATACGACACGTACTCTCGTCGAACTCGTGGATCTCGCGCACGTGGACTGCTTGCAGCACCAGGCGGTCGGTCTGCACCCGCGTTAGCGGCGCGTGTATGGGCCTCTGAAAACAACACCTCTTACCTGGATGAAATCGGACGTGACCGTGCCATTGCTATTCACAATATAACTATCGGACCCCTCCGGCACGCCAGCATCGAGAACAGTGGCGAGCCCGACCAGCTCTAGGCAAACTGTGCTGTCTGTTACGCCGACGTTGACGGGAGGGAGTTGGAAGCCTAATTCTGCTGGTCTGGGTGGTGGATGTCAGCGTCGAACATCTTACAACACTGGCAGATTCCCATACGTGATGATAAAAGTTCTAGACGCCAACAGCGTTAAGGGAATCTTATTGGCATCTTCGAAGTTGTGAGAGCGGATGGTTGCGATCTCTTGTTTGCAGGCGGCGATTTTCTGTTCGGCGGCGCAGGATTGTCGTTTGGATGGGGTGGTTGCTGCGAAGGTGAGGTATGAGAGGAGTGCGATTATGGTTGGGAGATACATGGTGAGTAGGCGACGGGTTGGATGGAGATCAACAGGAACACGAAGACGAAGACGCAAGATCAAACTTCTGGTTTCCAGCAGGAACTCCCTCTATTGATGAACCAGCTCAATCAAGTCCGGAAAACAAGACCCGGCGCATACCATGCGACCTCATCAGGGCTCGAAATTTGCTTTATGGTCAAGCCGGCTCGTCATTGACGATCTGCCATTTGCAGTCTAGTGACGGTCAAGCTGGTGGTAAGCGAGTGTTGGTTCTTCTGCCCAGCACCCGTCGGAGTGGAAGAGGTGTAAATGCTGCATGGTGGGCTTCAGCCTCATCCGTGACCCGAATTTTGTTTGCAGCCAAAGCACGGCATTGTGCTTGAGGGGAACGCCTCATGACGGTGATGTGTTGCATGCCGGTAAATGATGCCGGTGATGTCGAAGGCTGTGGTTCGAGGGAGAGGTATGTCGATGTCGACGGCGGACTGCCAGGAATCTGGCTTGGTGCTGTGTTACAGGTTCACCGATGGAAGAAGGACGTCTGCCTTGTATTGAGGACCGTGGCCGGCAAATATTAATAGAGATCGCAGCAAACAGAGGCAATTCTTCCAGTGAGATCAGCCCAAACGTTACGCCATACCTTCATCAGAGGAGAACCTCGGTCGACTTATCCGACAACAAGCAAGCTCCGACAAACAGATCGGACCAAGCCTCTCCATTGAACTCGATATTTGAGATACAGTCA
Above is a window of Fulvia fulva chromosome 6, complete sequence DNA encoding:
- a CDS encoding Catalase, which encodes MQIHGGSSPFSAKRLNPDNYFQAIEQAAFSPFNMVTGIGPSADIMLQAHRVGPNYQQRPCNAARPKLYSPYQRDGPGTIKGNYGGDPNYVRSAFRPIKQIHSTDVSFNEWHVKVQAFSSQVTDDDFTQPKELSKLFKRDGVDEELVHNLGVHISGAVKPVQDKAVEVWRMRNLAIMNIMRFTTPALRGPG